One Vicinamibacterales bacterium genomic window carries:
- a CDS encoding alpha/beta hydrolase-fold protein codes for MTVPVATAPRLERHAAFRSRFLEPRRDITVYLPPGYDDDRRRRFPVLYMHDGQNLFDPETSYVRGHYWRLGEMADMLIAEGRVAPLVIVGVDHAGPARLQEYTPTKDPRLGGGGARDWGRLLTEELKPFIDDTYRTEIERERTGLGGSSLGGLATMFLGLRHADVFGRLAVMSPSVWWAKRSILRYVAKARPKPATRIWLDMGTAESKNGVADARRLKGALEKAGWREHEDLAYCEPEGATHSEGAWADRVGDVLQFLFPGDFGEFSA; via the coding sequence ATGACCGTGCCGGTCGCCACCGCACCTCGTCTCGAACGCCACGCCGCCTTCCGGTCGCGATTCCTCGAACCGCGGCGCGACATCACCGTCTACCTGCCGCCCGGGTACGACGACGACCGGCGCCGGCGCTTTCCCGTGCTCTACATGCACGACGGCCAGAACCTCTTCGATCCGGAGACGTCGTACGTTCGCGGCCACTACTGGCGGCTCGGCGAGATGGCCGACATGCTCATCGCCGAGGGACGCGTGGCGCCGCTCGTGATCGTGGGGGTGGACCATGCCGGACCGGCGCGCCTGCAGGAATACACCCCGACGAAGGACCCGCGGCTCGGCGGCGGCGGGGCCCGCGACTGGGGCCGGCTCCTCACTGAAGAGCTGAAGCCGTTCATCGACGACACTTACCGCACCGAGATCGAACGCGAGCGGACCGGCCTGGGCGGCTCGTCGCTCGGCGGGCTGGCCACGATGTTCCTCGGACTGCGTCACGCGGACGTCTTCGGGCGGCTCGCCGTGATGTCACCGTCGGTCTGGTGGGCGAAGCGGTCGATCCTGCGCTACGTTGCCAAGGCGCGGCCGAAACCGGCGACGCGCATCTGGCTGGACATGGGCACGGCGGAGAGCAAGAACGGGGTGGCCGACGCCCGGCGGCTCAAGGGCGCGCTCGAGAAGGCGGGTTGGCGCGAGCACGAGGACCTGGCCTACTGCGAGCCCGAAGGCGCGACGCACAGTGAGGGCGCGTGGGCGGATCGCGTCGGCGACGTCCTGCAGTTCCTCTTCCCCGGCGACTTCGGCGAGTTCAGCGCCTAG
- a CDS encoding class I SAM-dependent methyltransferase, with translation MNRSVRGLAVVLAAVLLWPGGAGAQQAKPYEPEIGQGGKDVVWVPTPDALVELMLDMARVTPDDVVMDLGSGDGRNVIAAAKRGARAIGVEFNPDMVALARDLADEAGVGARATFVEGDMFKADVSKASVLALFLLPDNLEQLTDAFLRLAPGSRIVLNTFAIPGWEPDEERHVGGECTSWCTALLYLVPAQVDGRWTTPDGTLELTQTFQMVRGTLSGADGTRTVTGRLRGTALTLDVEGRPLTGTVVGDRITGDGWQATRAGR, from the coding sequence ATGAACCGGTCGGTCCGGGGGCTGGCGGTGGTGCTGGCGGCGGTGCTCCTGTGGCCGGGGGGCGCCGGAGCGCAGCAGGCAAAGCCCTACGAGCCCGAGATCGGGCAGGGCGGCAAGGACGTGGTCTGGGTGCCGACGCCCGATGCGCTCGTCGAGCTGATGCTCGACATGGCCAGGGTGACGCCCGACGACGTCGTGATGGACCTCGGGTCGGGCGATGGGCGCAACGTCATCGCGGCGGCGAAACGCGGCGCACGGGCCATCGGGGTCGAGTTCAATCCGGACATGGTGGCGCTCGCCCGCGATCTCGCGGACGAGGCGGGGGTGGGCGCGCGTGCGACCTTCGTCGAGGGCGACATGTTCAAGGCCGACGTGTCGAAGGCGTCGGTGCTCGCGTTGTTCCTGCTGCCCGACAACCTCGAGCAGCTCACCGACGCGTTCCTGCGGCTCGCGCCCGGCAGCCGCATCGTGCTCAACACGTTCGCCATCCCGGGCTGGGAGCCCGACGAGGAGCGGCACGTCGGCGGGGAGTGCACCAGCTGGTGCACGGCCCTCCTGTACCTCGTGCCGGCGCAGGTCGACGGGCGCTGGACGACGCCCGACGGGACCCTGGAACTGACGCAGACCTTCCAGATGGTGCGCGGCACCCTCTCCGGCGCGGACGGGACCAGGACGGTGACCGGCCGCCTGCGCGGGACGGCCCTGACGCTCGACGTCGAGGGTCGCCCGCTGACCGGCACGGTGGTGGGCGATCGCATCACCGGCGACGGGTGGCAGGCCACCAGGGCCGGCCGCTGA
- a CDS encoding alpha/beta hydrolase-fold protein: protein MKRDYHRWYSRSLGRDMELLVFGHGGTPFVVFPSSMGAFFEFEDRGLVRAVDQKIDNGWLQLFCVSSVDGESWYARGRHPRERIDRHLQYESYILSDVVPLVRQMNPAHGIGVTGCSFGAYHAMAMALRHPYVFTSCITMGGAFDIGQFLHGYADQDAYLLNPVAFLPNLTEPYYLDQLRRNKFVLATGEWDICRKANEDFSGMLSGRGIPHALHVWGFGSKHDWPYWQPMASAYLP from the coding sequence ATGAAACGCGACTATCACCGCTGGTACTCCCGATCGCTCGGTCGGGACATGGAACTCCTCGTCTTCGGCCACGGCGGCACGCCGTTCGTCGTCTTCCCCAGCTCCATGGGCGCGTTCTTCGAGTTCGAGGATCGCGGCCTGGTGCGCGCGGTGGACCAGAAGATCGACAACGGATGGCTGCAGCTGTTCTGTGTGTCGTCGGTGGACGGCGAGAGCTGGTACGCGCGGGGGCGGCATCCGCGCGAGCGCATCGACCGGCACCTGCAGTACGAGTCCTACATCCTGTCCGACGTCGTGCCCCTGGTGCGCCAGATGAACCCGGCGCACGGCATCGGCGTGACGGGCTGCTCCTTCGGCGCCTACCACGCGATGGCCATGGCACTGCGCCACCCCTATGTCTTCACGTCGTGCATCACGATGGGCGGCGCCTTCGACATCGGCCAGTTCCTCCACGGCTACGCCGACCAGGACGCGTACCTGCTGAACCCCGTGGCGTTCCTGCCCAACCTGACCGAGCCCTATTACCTGGATCAGCTCCGCCGCAACAAGTTCGTGCTCGCCACCGGCGAGTGGGACATCTGCCGCAAGGCGAACGAGGACTTCAGCGGCATGCTCTCGGGCCGGGGCATCCCGCACGCCCTGCACGTGTGGGGCTTCGGCAGCAAGCACGACTGGCCCTACTGGCAGCCGATGGCCAGCGCGTACTTGCCCTGA
- a CDS encoding DUF5916 domain-containing protein, with amino-acid sequence MAPATIVRDERGAPTVRAIRLREPLTVDGRLEEAVYGQNQPFGDLIQVVPRTGEAATERTDLWLMFDDRNIYVGARVYDSSPPEQWVANEYRRDSAPLRQNDHVGVGFDTFHDRRSGFMFYASPLGAFSDYSVIDEGQPNGDWNPVWNVRTGRFGGGWTMEMIIPFKSIRFKGGRNQTWGFQVRRSIRRKNEWAYLSPLPAAMGGPLGLNRVSLYGQATGIDVPESTRNLEIKPYVFGRSTTDRLRTPAVSNDLDAQAGLDVKYGITANLTADFTYNTDFAQVEVDEQQVNLTRFSLFFPEKRDFFLEGRGIFDFGRGGASGGGGGGGGGGLGSGFGGPSSTPTLFYSRRIGLNAGRVVPIQVGARVTGKVGKFGVGLLDIQAGDEAVSATPATNFSVIRVKRDIFTNSTVGAIFTNRSESNVTPGSSNQAYGVDAAFGLRNDLTVGGYYARTATEGLVGDDDSYQARLDYFADRYGAKLEYVHVGDHFNPEVGFVQRDDFTRGFASLRFSPRPRRLKGVRKLTWQYDLEHIENGAGALETRVHVGKFSVELENSDFLNVEATRDYEGLPRAFDVVNGVTIQPGSYQFDDIQVTYTLGAQRRVAGALGAQAGHFWNGTIRSVSYTAARVSFQRQFSVEPTVQYTKVDLPGGGFTTTLLRTRADYAFSPRMFASALVQYNSTDKSFSTNVRYRWEYKLGSEFFVVYTDERDTRAAGYPGLKNRAFVVKLTRFFRV; translated from the coding sequence GTGGCTCCGGCCACCATCGTCCGCGACGAGCGCGGCGCCCCCACGGTGCGCGCCATCCGGCTCCGTGAGCCGCTGACGGTGGACGGGCGGCTCGAGGAAGCGGTCTACGGGCAGAATCAGCCCTTCGGCGATCTCATCCAGGTGGTGCCTCGCACGGGCGAGGCCGCCACCGAGCGGACCGACCTCTGGCTGATGTTCGACGACCGGAACATCTACGTCGGCGCCCGGGTGTACGACTCCTCGCCCCCGGAGCAGTGGGTGGCCAACGAGTACCGTCGCGACAGCGCACCCCTGCGCCAGAACGACCACGTCGGGGTCGGCTTCGACACCTTCCACGACCGGCGCAGCGGGTTCATGTTCTACGCGAGCCCGTTGGGGGCCTTCTCGGACTATTCGGTGATCGACGAAGGGCAGCCCAACGGCGACTGGAACCCCGTGTGGAACGTACGGACAGGGCGGTTCGGCGGCGGCTGGACGATGGAGATGATCATCCCGTTCAAGTCGATCCGCTTCAAGGGCGGGCGCAACCAGACGTGGGGCTTCCAGGTGCGCCGCTCCATCCGCCGCAAGAACGAGTGGGCGTACCTGTCGCCGCTCCCGGCCGCGATGGGGGGCCCGCTGGGACTCAACCGCGTGTCGCTCTACGGTCAGGCCACGGGCATCGACGTGCCAGAGAGCACGCGCAACCTCGAGATCAAGCCGTACGTCTTCGGCCGCTCGACGACCGATCGCCTCCGCACGCCCGCCGTGTCGAACGACCTCGACGCCCAGGCCGGCCTCGACGTGAAGTACGGGATCACGGCCAACCTCACCGCCGACTTCACCTACAACACCGACTTCGCCCAGGTGGAGGTGGACGAGCAGCAGGTGAACCTGACGCGGTTCAGCCTGTTCTTCCCCGAGAAGCGGGACTTCTTCCTCGAAGGTCGCGGCATCTTCGACTTCGGGCGCGGCGGCGCGAGTGGCGGGGGAGGCGGCGGGGGAGGCGGCGGCCTCGGCAGCGGCTTCGGCGGGCCGTCGTCCACGCCCACGCTGTTCTACAGCCGGCGCATCGGGTTGAACGCCGGACGCGTGGTGCCGATTCAGGTGGGCGCGCGGGTGACCGGCAAGGTGGGCAAGTTCGGCGTGGGGCTGCTCGACATCCAGGCCGGCGACGAGGCGGTGTCGGCCACGCCGGCCACGAACTTCAGCGTGATCCGCGTGAAGCGGGACATCTTCACGAACAGCACCGTCGGCGCCATCTTCACGAACCGCTCCGAGTCGAACGTGACGCCGGGCTCCTCCAACCAGGCGTACGGCGTGGACGCCGCCTTCGGGCTCAGGAACGACCTCACCGTGGGCGGTTACTACGCACGCACGGCAACGGAGGGCCTGGTTGGCGACGACGACAGCTACCAGGCGCGCCTCGACTACTTCGCCGATCGCTACGGGGCGAAGCTGGAGTACGTGCACGTCGGCGACCACTTCAATCCCGAGGTCGGCTTCGTGCAGCGCGACGACTTCACGCGCGGCTTCGCCTCGCTCCGCTTCAGCCCGCGGCCCCGCCGCCTGAAGGGCGTGCGCAAGCTCACGTGGCAGTACGATCTCGAGCACATCGAGAACGGCGCCGGCGCGTTGGAGACGCGCGTGCACGTCGGGAAGTTCAGCGTCGAGCTCGAGAACAGCGACTTCCTCAACGTGGAGGCCACCCGCGACTACGAGGGCCTGCCGCGGGCCTTCGACGTCGTGAACGGCGTCACCATCCAGCCGGGCAGCTACCAGTTCGACGACATCCAGGTCACCTACACCCTGGGCGCGCAGCGCCGCGTGGCGGGCGCGCTCGGCGCCCAGGCCGGCCATTTCTGGAACGGCACGATCCGCAGCGTGAGCTACACCGCCGCCCGGGTCTCGTTCCAGCGGCAGTTCTCGGTGGAGCCCACGGTCCAGTACACGAAGGTGGACCTTCCAGGTGGGGGCTTCACCACCACCCTGCTTCGCACCCGCGCCGACTACGCCTTCTCCCCGCGGATGTTCGCGAGCGCGCTGGTCCAGTACAACTCCACGGACAAGAGCTTCAGCACGAACGTCCGCTACCGCTGGGAGTACAAGCTGGGCAGCGAGTTCTTCGTCGTCTACACCGACGAGCGCGACACGCGGGCGGCCGGTTATCCGGGCCTGAAGAACCGCGCGTTCGTCGTGAAGCTGACGCGGTTCTTCCGCGTCTGA
- a CDS encoding carboxylate-amine ligase produces MKPSFSIGIEEEYQTIDPETFDLRSHIQTELMAKGRRVLNEKVKAELHQSVVEVGTGVCRNMDEARADMVNLRRQMLQLATENGLLLVAGATHPFADWRVQDISPDERYLQVVEDMQLVARANLIFGLHVHVGIEDRETAIQLMNQVRYFLPHMLALSTNSPFWLGMNTGLKSYRCKVFDKFPRTNIPDTFTSWADYEGFVNLLMRTNCIDNAKKIWWDVRPHPFFPTLEVRICDLPLRVDETLALAALIQATVYKLWLLHARNQAWRSYSRALIMENKWRASRYGIHGALIDFGREVEVPERQLLEEYLAFVDDAVDALGSRREIDGIRWILKNGTGADRQLATYAKNQDLREVVRFMVDETKAGL; encoded by the coding sequence ATGAAGCCCTCGTTCTCGATCGGCATCGAAGAGGAATACCAGACGATCGACCCGGAGACGTTCGACCTGCGCTCGCACATCCAGACCGAGCTCATGGCCAAGGGCCGGCGGGTGCTGAACGAGAAGGTGAAGGCCGAGCTCCACCAGTCCGTCGTGGAGGTGGGCACCGGCGTCTGTCGCAACATGGACGAGGCGCGCGCCGACATGGTGAACCTGCGGCGCCAAATGCTGCAGCTCGCCACCGAGAACGGCCTGCTCCTCGTGGCGGGCGCCACCCACCCGTTCGCCGACTGGCGCGTGCAGGACATCTCGCCCGACGAGCGCTACCTGCAGGTGGTCGAGGACATGCAGCTCGTGGCGCGGGCGAACCTGATCTTCGGCCTGCACGTGCACGTGGGCATCGAGGACCGCGAGACCGCCATCCAGCTGATGAACCAGGTGCGGTACTTCCTGCCGCACATGCTCGCGCTGTCCACGAACTCGCCGTTCTGGCTGGGCATGAACACCGGCCTCAAGTCGTACCGCTGCAAGGTGTTCGACAAGTTCCCGCGGACCAACATCCCGGACACGTTCACGAGCTGGGCGGACTACGAGGGGTTCGTGAACCTCCTGATGCGGACCAACTGCATCGACAACGCCAAGAAGATCTGGTGGGACGTCCGGCCGCACCCGTTCTTCCCGACGCTGGAGGTGCGCATCTGCGACCTGCCGCTGCGCGTGGACGAGACGCTGGCGCTGGCGGCCCTCATCCAGGCCACCGTGTACAAGCTGTGGCTGCTCCACGCCCGCAACCAGGCGTGGCGGTCCTACAGCCGCGCCCTCATCATGGAGAACAAGTGGCGGGCCTCCCGCTACGGCATCCACGGCGCCCTCATCGACTTCGGCCGCGAGGTGGAGGTGCCGGAGCGCCAGCTCCTGGAGGAGTACCTCGCGTTCGTGGACGACGCGGTGGACGCGCTGGGCAGCCGCCGCGAGATCGACGGGATCCGCTGGATCCTGAAGAACGGGACCGGCGCCGATCGCCAGCTGGCGACGTACGCGAAGAACCAGGACCTGCGCGAGGTCGTCCGCTTCATGGTGGACGAGACGAAGGCGGGACTCTAG